In the genome of Xenopus laevis strain J_2021 chromosome 1S, Xenopus_laevis_v10.1, whole genome shotgun sequence, one region contains:
- the LOC108705853 gene encoding huntingtin-like isoform X1, producing MHIDSHEALSFLNTLFETLASSALRPVDMLLRSMFVVPFTMASVSTVQLWISEILAILRVLISQSTEDIVLSRIQELSLSPKLICCQNILKLREGDNPLSAEVYHEQGENKPPPEETFSRFLLQLVHPYRGHCVQGAEGGCE from the exons ATGCATATAGACTCGCATGAGGCTCTcagttttttaaatactttatttgaaACTTTGGCCTCTTCGGCTCTTCGGCCGGTAGACATGTTATTAAGAAGTATGTTTGTCGTACCATTCACTATG GCCTCCGTGAGCACCGTCCAGCTGTGGATATCGGAGATCCTGGCTATTCTCAGAGTTCTCATCTCTCAGTCCACCGAGGATATTGTTCTATCTCGTATACAGGAGCTCTCCTTGTCAccaaagcttatctgctgtcaGAATATCCTGAAGCTTAGGGAAGGGGATAATCCGTTATCTGCAGAAGTCTATCATGAGCAGGGTGAGAATAAGCCACCCCCTGAGGAAACCTTCTCTCG GTTCCTGCTTCAGTTGGTGCATCCATATAGAGGACATTGTGTACAAGGAGCTGAAGGTGGATGTGAGTGA
- the LOC108705853 gene encoding huntingtin-like isoform X2 — protein sequence MHIDSHEALSFLNTLFETLASSALRPVDMLLRSMFVVPFTMASVSTVQLWISEILAILRVLISQSTEDIVLSRIQELSLSPKLICCQNILKLREGDNPLSAEVYHEQGSCFSWCIHIEDIVYKELKVDVSE from the exons ATGCATATAGACTCGCATGAGGCTCTcagttttttaaatactttatttgaaACTTTGGCCTCTTCGGCTCTTCGGCCGGTAGACATGTTATTAAGAAGTATGTTTGTCGTACCATTCACTATG GCCTCCGTGAGCACCGTCCAGCTGTGGATATCGGAGATCCTGGCTATTCTCAGAGTTCTCATCTCTCAGTCCACCGAGGATATTGTTCTATCTCGTATACAGGAGCTCTCCTTGTCAccaaagcttatctgctgtcaGAATATCCTGAAGCTTAGGGAAGGGGATAATCCGTTATCTGCAGAAGTCTATCATGAGCAGG GTTCCTGCTTCAGTTGGTGCATCCATATAGAGGACATTGTGTACAAGGAGCTGAAGGTGGATGTGAGTGAGTAA